One Eremothecium cymbalariae DBVPG#7215 chromosome 2, complete sequence DNA window includes the following coding sequences:
- a CDS encoding uncharacterized protein (similar to Ashbya gossypii AFL173C), with translation MNATRNVWSYRGWTLVVYGCNVRVFLQENLVSGWSFSGGKVRCRFTEDKLYMMICFNKQFRLDIFEVDSRSFTSEPFMTVPFAVSNFEVLWGRGTVLVVDGVSGCLHCLDTQSKRNIGSIQINTVSDETIYVVDDCTFQVFVNKFDGNTVTGDLYFNTYLLEVRDGPRIRLKNSIPLQKSLDNHFVTRLGNVFSVISSCSFSNRSMVQIYVDGSQEPFISQEFSRIIIHDACFLGDHWNMVLATNLSSICIYQPLYSEITETVRLSESESEKNDKLNLHRVHNNNISQKNRSQIDQLETKKSQNTATFPHPSTVSQASAKTQQQPVFGDLDIISCQRREQPNSSACSPKLLKVEQHQIYALLPHHPTVIYKWIRDPASTTTISTRKAEHPPRPLRITLPEPLLALLPGERFFTGSDTCYTTR, from the coding sequence ATGAATGCGACTAGGAACGTTTGGAGTTACAGAGGATGGACGCTGGTGGTTTATGGCTGCAATGTGAGGGTATTTTTGCAGGAGAATTTGGTCTCTGGATGGTCGTTTTCGGGTGGCAAGGTAAGGTGTCGATTTACAGAAGACAAGCTATACATGATGATATGTTTTAACAAGCAGTTCAGacttgatatttttgagGTTGATTCAAGGAGTTTTACAAGCGAACCTTTCATGACGGTGCCCTTTGCTGTGTCCAATTTCGAAGTGTTATGGGGGCGAGGTACTGTTCTAGTAGTGGATGGTGTCAGTGGCTGCTTGCATTGCTTGGATACGCAGTCCAAAAGGAACATTGGTAGCATCCAGATTAATACGGTTAGCGACGAAACTATATATGTCGTTGATGATTGCACGTTTCAGGTGTTTGTAAACAAATTTGATGGAAATACGGTCACAGGggatttatattttaacaCATATCTCCTCGAGGTTCGAGACGGACCTCGAATTCGTCTAAAAAATTCGATACCGTTACAGAAAAGCTTAGATAACCATTTTGTGACGAGGCTTGGCAATGTATTTTCAGTAATTTCCAGctgttcattttcaaatcgAAGTATGGTGCAAATCTATGTAGACGGTAGTCAGGAGCCTTTCATCTCCCAAGAATTCTCACGGATAATCATACACGACGCTTGCTTCTTGGGAGATCACTGGAACATGGTGCTAGCTACCAATTTGTCCAGTATATGCATCTACCAGCCATTGTACAGCGAAATTACAGAGACTGTTCGCCTGTCAGAATCAGAATCCGAAAAGAACGACAAGCTGAACCTGCATAGAGTgcataataataacatcTCACAAAAAAACCGTTCTCAAATCGACCAGCTGGAGACCAAAAAGTCCCAAAACACTGCAACATTCCCCCATCCGTCAACCGTTTCCCAAGCATCCGCCAAAACACAACAGCAGCCGGTTTTCGGAGACTTGGATATTATCAGCTGCCAACGCCGAGAACAGCCAAACTCCTCTGCCTGCTCTCCGAAATTACTAAAGGTTGAACAGCACCAAATATACGCATTGTTACCACACCACCCAACCGTCATCTACAAGTGGATTCGAGACCCAGCCAGCACCACCACTATATCCACCCGAAAGGCTGAACACCCTCCCAGACCGCTCCGCATCACCCTACCCGAACCTCTCCTAGCTCTGCTCCCTGGGGAACGCTTTTTCACAGGATCTGACACCTGTTATACCACCCGCTAA
- the LRO1 gene encoding phospholipid:diacylglycerol acyltransferase (similar to Ashbya gossypii AFL179C) produces MGSDIRNRGGSLSQEVVDRKSDKEEDKASSLVLKQAHRHIRESTFQDSSIKQWKDSRRVTFTLGAVIGLLVALYCGTIVHQQTYEGLDKYVNFELLQDYMSDWRGAVPSTITSLIADFQLRDTHKAASADLTTSFAIGRQLQREQELSDKFPVILVPGVTSTGIESWGLHKDDECDSEPHFRKRLWGSFYMLKTMVLDKTCWLKHVMLDPVSGLDPPYYKLRAAQGFEAADFFMAGFWIWNKVLQNLGAIGYEPNKMTTAAYDWRLAYLDLELRDQYFSKLKSHIEITYKATGEKSVLIGHSMGAQVIFYFLKWVEADGKNYGNGGPGWVSKHIDSFVNIAGTLLGVPKAVPALISGEMKDTIDLNTLAMYGLEKFFSRKERLELLQTWGGIPSMLPKGGNLIWGNMDYSIEDVLHNHTNAHGNFIRFDTVKGPLSSKNLTMEDAIQYIMDLSPPWLNARIRDQYSYGHAESVEELIENEKHHSHWTNPLEVPLPNAPDMKIYCLYGVGLPTERDYVYKEEAKDSGLNVTIAYEHETPVFFTEGDGTVPLVTHTMCHKWALGASPYNPAGINVTIVEMLHQPERFDIRGGAKSAEHVDVLGRAELNEYILKIAAGKGDSIEPHYITNMTEWVKSVPFPLS; encoded by the coding sequence ATGGGGTCAGATATTCGCAATAGGGGGGGAAGTTTATCGCAGGAGGTTGTGGACAGGAAATCagacaaagaagaagacaagGCATCTTCTCTTGTCTTGAAGCAGGCTCACAGACATATTAGGGAGAGTACGTTTCAAGATTCAAGCATAAAACAGTGGAAGGATTCTCGGAGGGTTACGTTTACGTTAGGAGCGGTAATTGGGTTGCTGGTAGCCCTATATTGTGGGACAATTGTCCACCAACAGACGTACGAGGGGTTAGACAAATATGTTAATTTTGAGCTGTTGCAGGACTACATGTCAGATTGGAGAGGAGCTGTACCATCGACGATCACGTCATTGATTGCTGATTTTCAACTTAGGGATACACACAAGGCTGCATCTGCTGATTTGACTACATCGTTTGCGATCGGGAGGCAGTTACAACGTGAGCAGGAACTCAGTGACAAGTTTCCGGTGATTTTAGTTCCGGGTGTTACGTCAACTGGAATAGAATCGTGGGGTTTACATAAAGACGATGAGTGTGATAGTGAACCCCATTTTAGAAAGAGGCTATGGGGGTCGTTCTATATGTTGAAGACGATGGTTCTGGATAAGACGTGCTGGTTAAAACATGTGATGTTGGATCCTGTGTCCGGGTTAGATCCGCCCTACTACAAATTACGTGCTGCGCAAGGGTTTGAAGCTGCTGATTTCTTTATGGCTGGCTTCTGGATTTGGAATAAGGTGCTACAGAACTTGGGGGCTATTGGATATGAGCCGAACAAGATGACTACGGCTGCTTATGACTGGAGGTTGGCCTATCTCGATTTGGAACTGAGAGATCAGTACTTCAGCAAATTAAAGTCCCATATTGAGATAACTTACAAGGCCACTGGAGAGAAAAGTGTACTTATAGGCCATTCGATGGGCGCTCAGGTCATCTTCTACTTTTTGAAATGGGTTGAGGCCGATGGCAAGAACTATGGAAACGGAGGCCCAGGCTGGGTCAGTAAACATATCGACTCTTTTGTAAATATCGCAGGGACTTTGTTGGGTGTGCCTAAGGCTGTTCCTGCATTGATCAGCGGAGAAATGAAGGATACAATCGATTTGAATACGCTTGCCATGTACGGCTTGGAGAAATTCTTCAGCAGAAAGGAACGCCTAGAGCTATTGCAAACATGGGGTGGCATCCCCTCAATGCTCCCCAAGGGAGGCAACTTGATATGGGGTAACATGGACTATTCCATTGAGGATGTTTTGCACAACCACACCAACGCCCACGGCAACTTCATTCGTTTCGACACTGTCAAGGGCCCGCTCTCCAGCAAAAACTTGACCATGGAAGATGCAATCCAATACATAATGGACCTATCTCCACCATGGCTAAATGCACGCATAAGAGACCAATACTCCTACGGCCACGCAGAGTCTGTGGAAGAACTAATCGAAAACGAAAAACACCACTCACACTGGACCAACCCTCTGGAAGTCCCCCTCCCAAACGCCCCCGATATGAAGATCTACTGTCTATACGGCGTCGGCCTCCCCACAGAAAGAGACTACGTCTACAAGGAGGAGGCCAAGGACTCCGGCCTCAACGTCACCATCGCCTATGAGCACGAAACCCCCGTCTTCTTCACCGAGGGCGACGGAACCGTCCCCCTAGTCACCCACACAATGTGCCACAAGTGGGCCCTCGGCGCCTCCCCATACAACCCCGCCGGCATCAACGTCACCATCGTCGAAATGCTCCACCAGCCTGAACGCTTCGACATCAGGGGAGGAGCAAAAAGCGCAGAGCACGTCGATGTCCTGGGCCGTGCTGAACTAAATGAATacatattgaaaattgCTGCAGGTAAAGGCGACTCCATCGAGCCTCACTACATCACAAATATGACAGAATGGGTAAAATCAGTCCCATTCCCCTTATCATAG
- the ROT1 gene encoding Rot1p (similar to Ashbya gossypii AFL175C) — protein sequence MVSFGSPGFAVLCVTFLTSLVRSQSASDLYGTWSSKSNQVFTGPGFFDPTEELLIEPSLPGISYSFTEDGFFEEASYRVVGNARDHKCPTAVMTFQHGTYKIEANGTLVLTPFGVDGRQLVSEPCKDGGKSTYVRYNQVETFNGFTVQIDPYHGKYTLQLYQFDGAPLQPLYLAYRPPQMLPTTTLNPTEAESPQVTDSSGNKFRKRSLRELVRRGLENKYKTNAVKKNILFDEALCWKIGASLIGLGSLIFFLV from the coding sequence ATGGTCTCCTTTGGCTCTCCTGGTTTTGCAGTTCTATGCGTAACATTTTTAACGTCTCTGGTGCGGTCTCAAAGTGCAAGTGATCTTTATGGAACATGGTCGTCAAAGTCCAACCAAGTGTTTACAGGCCCTGGTTTCTTTGATCCAACTGAAGAGCTATTAATAGAGCCTTCACTACCTGGTATATCGTATTCCTTCACGGAAGACGGGTTTTTTGAAGAGGCTAGTTACCGTGTAGTAGGAAATGCTAGGGATCACAAGTGTCCGACTGCAGTGATGACCTTTCAACACGGTACTTATAAAATCGAGGCTAATGGAACCTTAGTGTTGACCCCATTTGGCGTTGACGGAAGACAATTAGTCAGTGAACCATGCAAAGACGGCGGGAAGTCCACATACGTTCGCTATAACCAGGTCGAGACATTCAACGGTTTCACGGTTCAAATCGATCCCTACCATGGGAAGTATACCCTACAACTATACCAGTTCGACGGTGCTCCGTTGCAACCCCTATACTTGGCATACAGGCCCCCCCAGATGCTTCCCACAACCACTTTAAACCCTACCGAAGCAGAGAGCCCTCAGGTAACCGATTCTTCTGGTAATAAATTTCGTAAAAGAAGCTTGAGAGAACTCGTCAGAAGAGGCTTGGAGAACAAATACAAGACGAACGCTGTTAAAAAGAACATCCTATTCGACGAAGCTCTCTGTTGGAAGATTGGTGCGTCCCTGATTGGCCTCGGTTCTTTGATATTCTTCCTGGTCTAA
- the CLN1 gene encoding cyclin CLN1 (similar to Ashbya gossypii AFL174C) — MGITSNSEITLGLVVTAKQTYYPIELSNAELLAHYETIQDYHQEISENVLQHSCRVKPDPKLIDQQPEMNALHTRGAIVSFAFELALKTRVTNGIFFHAVRLYDRYCSKRVVLRDQAKLVIATCLWLAAKTWGGCNHIINNITVPTGGRFYGPNPRARIPRLSELVHYCGGSNVFDESMFTQMERHILDTLSWDVYEPMINDYVLNVDENCLIQYELYKRQLEHNREYVNKRNSQDSNATEEDVTEEDEDLDNKIQLINIKKFLIDLSVWQYDLLKYEIFELAHGVFSMINKFTNQDLGPLLLSPVPSPNNDSLILNIFINGVIKCPNALLESYSDKSGVLQFVDQVKEYHESLKKKLQLASAMDLSRRNKHAKFYDVPPVPSPTYSQNSNYTPLKNTSNSEISVFSSVSNQQSPITPQMYSFNVQKPGSACGSAVSVNSISQKRNRENEVSYSIIGKDNNKENYDPSTSYTILPRAKFAGHTYIFASEEESNTSTSNRSSLISLAIGNATSL; from the coding sequence ATGGGGATTACTTCTAATTCGGAGATTACTCTTGGCTTAGTGGTCACTGCCAAGCAGACTTACTATCCCATTGAGCTCTCTAATGCTGAATTGCTAGCACACTACGAAACGATCCAGGATTACCATCAAGAGATCTCTGAGAATGTTCTGCAACATTCATGCAGGGTCAAACCAGATCCCAAGTTGATTGACCAACAGCCTGAGATGAACGCGCTGCATACTAGGGGTGCTATTGTAAGCTTTGCCTTTGAATTGGCGTTGAAGACCCGTGTTACGAACGGAATTTTTTTCCACGCCGTTAGGTTGTACGACCGTTATTGTTCGAAACGTGTTGTGTTGAGAGATCAGGCAAAGCTGGTGATTGCCACCTGCCTGTGGCTGGCGGCAAAGACCTGGGGTGGCTGCAACCACATCATTAACAATATCACAGTGCCCACCGGCGGTAGATTCTATGGCCCCAACCCTAGAGCACGCATACCCAGATTATCCGAGCTGGTTCATTACTGTGGTGGCTCGAACGTTTTTGACGAGTCCATGTTCACTCAGATGGAAAGACACATTCTCGACACGCTAAGCTGGGATGTTTATGAACCCATGATCAACGATTACGTTTTAAATGTCGATGAAAATTGCTTAATACAGTACGAACTCTATAAGAGGCAATTGGAGCACAATAGAGAATATGTGAATAAGCGCAACTCTCAGGACAGCAACGCTACAGAAGAGGACGTCACCGAGGAGGATGAAGACTTGGATAACAAAATTCAATTGATCAACATTAAAAAGTTTCTAATAGATCTCTCTGTCTGGCAGTATGATCTCCTTAAGTATGAGATTTTCGAGCTAGCGCACGGTGTTTTCTCTATGATTAACAAATTCACAAACCAGGATCTAGGCCCATTATTACTGTCGCCCGTCCCGTCTCCAAATAACGATTCCTTGATCCTAAATATTTTCATAAACGGCGTCATCAAATGCCCCAATGCTCTACTCGAATCGTACAGTGATAAGTCCGGTGTTCTTCAATTTGTTGACCAAGTAAAGGAGTATCACGAATCACTCAAGAAAAAGCTTCAGCTAGCTTCAGCGATGGACTTATCAAGAAGGAACAAACATGCAAAGTTCTATGATGTTCCCCCTGTCCCATCTCCTACATATTCCCAAAATTCCAACTATACACCGTTGAAGAACACAAGCAACTCTGAGATTAGTGTATTCAGTTCGGTATCGAACCAACAATCTCCGATCACTCCCCAGATGTATTCCTTCAACGTGCAAAAGCCAGGGAGCGCATGCGGGAGCGCGGTCAGCGTCAATAGCATTTCTCAGAAGAGAAATAGAGAAAATGAGGTAAGCTACAGTATCATAGGtaaggataataataaagaaaactACGATCCAAGTACCAGCTACACCATCCTCCCAAGGGCTAAATTTGCTGGCCACACCTATATATTTGCCAGTGAAGAAGAGTCAAACACTAGCACGAGCAACAGGTCGTCATTGATTTCTTTGGCTATAGGGAATGCAACTTCATTATAA
- the RAD14 gene encoding DNA repair protein RAD14 (similar to Ashbya gossypii AFL177W 1-intron), with protein sequence MALTAHQKSVIEANRRKALERLKQRGITKPGSNNGNIVTKNSDSILTANAKAEAVPQESTSLIERTVQENASTSAELSKQSAQSLRDASLSPNVVFSMNARHFTDKSPNVASKEVVKLRPTIRKKDYIEYDLSTMKNTYGGFINSNDDNDVANYESNSTSKKEQSLEEWKREQRERRSLYEDAPPPEHISLAPKCTECQINIEMDPIMKDIFHLKVCKTCVKAHPEKFSLLTKTECKEDYFLTDPELNDTSLFDRLEKPNPHSGTFARMQLFVRCKIEEFAFNKWGGERGLDEEWQRREEGKVSRREKKYHKMLKEMRLKTRAQEYTNRLKELKHGKGHVHEFGAPVDGGNNQDGIPVHKRKCVGCDLEIEEIML encoded by the exons ATGGCTTTAACTGCACATCAAAAGTCAGTTATA GAGGCCAATAGAAGGAAAGCATTGGAAAGGTTGAAACAAAGAGGCATTACCAAGCCAGGTTCTAATAATGGAAATATAGTCACCAAAAATTCTGATTCCATCTTGACGGCAAATGCTAAGGCTGAAGCGGTTCCCCAGGAGTCAACTTCTCTGATTGAGAGAACGGTACAGGAGAATGCGTCTACATCTGCAGAGCTTTCAAAACAGAGTGCCCAGAGTCTGCGTGATGCATCCCTGAGTCCCAATGTGGTATTTTCTATGAATGCTAGACATTTTACTGACAAATCTCCTAATGTTGCCTCTAAAGAAGTGGTGAAGCTGCGTCCAACGATAAGGAAGAAAGATTATATAGAATATGATCTTTCCACTATGAAGAATACATATGGCGGTTTTATAAACTCTAATGATGATAACGATGTTGCCAATTATGAATCCAATTCCACGTCGAAGAAGGAGCAGTCTTTAGAAGAATGGAAGAGAGAACAAAGAGAGCGACGATCACTTTATGAAGATGCTCCTCCACCTGAACATATTTCGCTTGCCCCCAAGTGTACTGAGTgtcaaataaatatagaaatGGACCCCATAATGAAGGATATATTTCACTTAAAAGTTTGTAAAACTTGTGTTAAAGCACATCCAGAGAAATTTTCGTTATTAACCAAGACCGAATGTAAGGAAGACTATTTCCTTACAGATCCAGAGTTAAATGATACATCACTCTTTGACAGACTTGAAAAGCCCAACCCACATTCCGGGACGTTTGCTAGAATGCAGTTATTTGTTAGATGtaaaattgaagaatttgcGTTCAACAAATGGGGTGGTGAGCGTGGGTTGGATGAAGAATGGCAGCGACGTGAAGAAGGAAAGGTTTCAAGGAGAGAAAAGAAGTATCATAAGATGCTCAAAGAAATGAGATTAAAAACTAGAGCTCAAGAATATACCAATCGCTTAAAGGAGTTAAAGCACGGGAAGGGCCATGTACATGAATTCGGCGCCCCAGTCGATGGAGGGAATAATCAAGACGGCATTCCAGTTCACAAAAGGAAATGCGTTGGCTGCGATTTAGAAATAGAAGAGATTATGTTATAA
- the VPS27 gene encoding ESCRT-0 subunit protein VPS27 (similar to Ashbya gossypii AFL176C) yields the protein MHHIMAVALTVHNLDLLIQKATSESIPNGEIDLPVALEVSDVIRSRSVTPKQCMRCLKKRVLQSRQNPHTQLASWKLVEVCIKNGGTPFLKEVCSREFMDCLENVILQGESDDDAELEQLCSRLVFELYTAFKNDSQLNYVSKVYQRLVNRGVDFPTDSLNYVDGAGAMFDSKTPADWVDSDACMICSMPFTFLKRKHHCRSCGGIFCQEHSSSTIPLPDLGILHPVRVCDNCHDDYGLKKQTSKKSKKHSQRKERHRDSQQQDDENLRRAIELSLKESRNQDTIVPEVTYSNHKSKTADEEDDPDLRAAIEASLREHALEQERLSSRSNTGLAQPIIQSPQPIQQQPRQAFIPKQPFGPELTSSEQEDIQLFATLVEKMKTQPPTAVLEDSQLQQLYQKVIGTRPKLNHALNDTYQKYNSLLDMNAKISDIMNIYDAMLEKQLRNINLSQQYSILQMPSDPYSYQLPHKTTVHEPRRLNQDRAQPQPGKIALESPINRSHASDLQNILIEPTRNRIDEGQSLSPYPLSEEYPQVSDTLSKVREHENETHLSSEPPYPREEAEANSEDRIQPNIITNFDFPVVPNQKIQVANEDTEIDERAESNQDLLLIEL from the coding sequence ATGCATCATATCATGGCTGTGGCTCTGACAGTTCATAATTTAGACCTGCTAATACAGAAGGCAACTAGTGAAAGCATACCAAATGGAGAGATCGACTTACCTGTTGCACTGGAGGTTTCAGATGTTATAAGATCCCGCAGCGTTACTCCAAAGCAGTGTATGAGGTGTCTAAAGAAACGGGTTCTTCAGTCACGGCAGAATCCTCATACACAGTTAGCCTCGTGGAAGTTGGTTGAAGTTTGCATTAAAAATGGTGGCACtccatttttgaaagaagtTTGCTCTCGAGAGTTTATGGACTGCTTGGAGAATGTTATTTTACAGGGTGAgtctgatgatgatgcgGAGTTGGAGCAGCTGTGTTCCAGGCTAGTGTTTGAGCTTTATACTGCATTTAAGAACGACTCGCAACTGAATTATGTATCGAAGGTGTACCAAAGGCTGGTCAACAGGGGGGTTGATTTCCCAACAGATTCGTTGAATTATGTAGACGGTGCGGGAGCGATGTTTGATTCCAAGACGCCCGCGGATTGGGTTGATTCAGATGCTTGTATGATATGTTCGATGCCATTTACTTTCCTGAAGAGAAAGCATCATTGCCGTTCTTGCGGTGGGATCTTTTGTCAGGAGCACTCTTCGTCCACTATTCCATTGCCCGACTTGGGTATTCTCCATCCCGTGAGAGTTTGTGATAACTGCCATGATGACTATGGATTAAAGAAACAGACTTCCAAGAAGTCTAAAAAGCATTCCcaaaggaaagaaagacACAGGGATTCCCAACAacaagatgatgagaatTTAAGGAGGGCAATTGAGCTGTCTTTGAAGGAATCGCGGAATCAAGACACCATAGTACCAGAGGTTACGTATTCCAACCATAAATCTAAGACagcagatgaagaagacgaTCCGGACTTGCGTGCTGCTATCGAGGCCAGTTTACGGGAGCACGCCTTAGAACAGGAGAGATTATCGTCACGGTCAAATACGGGTTTAGCGCAACCGATTATACAAAGCCCACAGCCAATACAGCAACAGCCACGGCAGGCTTTTATTCCAAAACAACCTTTTGGACCCGAGTTAACTTCTTCAGAACAGGAGGACATACAATTATTTGCCACTTTGGTGGAGAAGATGAAAACCCAGCCTCCTACTGCGGTGTTAGAAGATTCGCAGCTGCAGCAACTATATCAAAAAGTGATTGGTACACGACCAAAGTTAAACCACGCATTAAATGATACTTACCAGAAATATAACTCACTTCTTGATATGAAtgcaaaaatatcagatattatgaatatatatgacGCCATGTTGGAAAAACAGTTGAGGAACATCAACTTGTCACAACAATATTCTATTTTACAAATGCCTTCTGACCCATATTCGTATCAATTACCCCACAAAACAACTGTCCATGAACCTAGAAGACTTAACCAAGACCGTGCTCAGCCGCAACCTGGAAAGATAGCACTGGAATCTCCCATTAATAGAAGCCATGCATCAGATTTGCAAAATATACTAATAGAGCCTACTCGTAATCGGATCGACGAAGGACAATCGCTATCGCCATATCCGCTTTCCGAAGAGTACCCTCAAGTATCTGATACCTTGTCTAAAGTTAGAGAACATGAAAATGAGACTCATTTATCATCTGAACCACCATATCCACGTGAAGAGGCAGAAGCCAACTCGGAAGACAGAATCCAGCCGAATATAATCACGAACTTTGATTTTCCTGTAGTTCCCAACCAGAAGATCCAGGTTGCTAATGAAGATACAGAAATCGATGAAAGGGCTGAATCAAACCAAGATTTGCTTCTAATCGAATTATAG
- the BBP1 gene encoding Bbp1p (similar to Ashbya gossypii AFL172W), with translation MPWGESSEDSTNAVRWVMDALLGKRESPSSKYRREFSQDDTNNNIKTSKPPVWGDDGQLKTRKRSNSMDTEFRSKYDLLPDLTEQELARPSLLLDPVDIHPRSPRVDAATDTFSIKRHGGNGEVKFRSPNVDDPVISRLFGNKETNKTPGDTLRFNPLPGKYPTPSLRPTPNNNNINSSSSSLPPSRQNVRTIDRSNDYIKLLDQLSVNNKELSNIQQHLHNNKAREHHDASYRQKYLDIRQELIQELKQSKLIYDNYSQLYEKYTHLKRSSHGSAFYESTISNLEAQLVELTIAAQEKDRRHQEELLQLQFRYESRIQDLETLLNQKNNSSLINTTATTTNSFTSDSISPYHKYNDTIDTQFLNHIVK, from the coding sequence ATGCCTTGGGGAGAGTCTTCAGAAGACAGTACGAATGCTGTAAGATGGGTGATGGATGCGTTGCTTGGGAAACGCGAATCTCCATCTTCGAAATACAGGCGCGAGTTTTCACAAGATGAtacaaacaacaatatcaagACTTCGAAACCCCCAGTGTGGGGTGACGACGGGCAGCTGAAGACGAGAAAGAGATCCAATTCTATGGATACCGAATTTCGATCGAAATATGATCTATTGCCGGATTTGACAGAACAAGAGCTTGCGAGACCCAGCCTACTGCTAGACCCCGTCGACATACATCCTAGATCCCCTCGTGTAGACGCAGCTACTGATACTTTTAGCATAAAACGGCATGGGGGCAACGGTGAAGTAAAGTTTAGGTCCCCAAACGTAGACGATCCCGTGATATCCCGGTTATTTGGGAACAAAGAAACGAATAAAACTCCTGGAGATACACTGAGATTCAATCCACTGCCTGGCAAATATCCCACACCATCCTTGCGTCCCACCCccaataacaacaacatcaacagcagTAGCAGTAGCCTGCCGCCTTCGCGCCAAAACGTACGAACCATCGACCGATCCAATGACTACATCAAACTCTTGGACCAGTTATCTGTAAACAATAAAGAACTCAGCAATATCCAGCAGCACTTGCACAACAACAAGGCTCGCGAACACCACGACGCCTCCTACAGACAGAAATACCTCGATATAAGACAAGAGCTCATCCAGGAACTAAAACAATCAAAACTCATCTACGACAACTACTCCCAACTCTACGAAAAGTACACCCACCTAAAACGCTCCTCCCACGGCTCCGCATTCTACGAATCAACCATTTCCAACTTGGAAGCCCAACTCGTAGAACTAACCATCGCCGCCCAGGAGAAAGACCGCAGACAtcaagaagaattgttgCAGCTGCAGTTTCGCTACGAATCTCGCATACAAGACCTCGAAACCCTCctaaaccaaaaaaacaacTCCTCTCTAATCAACACCACCGCCACCACTACAAACTCATTCACCTCCGACTCCATATCACCCTACCACAAGTATAATGACACCATAGACACACAGTTCCTAAATCACATAGTAAAATGA
- the ATG3 gene encoding Atg3p (similar to Ashbya gossypii AFL178W) produces MIRSTLSNWREYLTPVSHQSTFEHTGQITPNEFVKAGDYLCHMFPTWKWNNSQPGISYRDFLPKEKQFLVTRKVPSNVRAAEFMSIDDNNVHNGDEYWVLESSKRSDMQEEVNRETDGEDIDEMLEKMDIEDREGDESDIINLRPSYTRYYDLYITYSTSYRVPKIYLVGFNNDGTPLTPEQTFQDIAPDYRTKTATIEKLPFFKTSVTSVSIHPCKHANVMRVLMEKVRTVKQRLQESNNQDGSQRTGEEWEDLQDDMDNGLRVDQYLVVFLKFITSVTPGIEHDYTMEGW; encoded by the coding sequence ATGATAAGAAGCACGCTATCCAACTGGAGAGAGTATTTAACACCGGTATCTCACCAATCGACGTTTGAACACACAGGACAGATTACTCCTAACGAGTTTGTGAAGGCAGGAGACTATCTTTGTCATATGTTTCCTACTTGGAAGTGGAACAACTCACAGCCAGGTATTAGTTATAGAGATTTTTTGCCCAAGGAGAAGCAGTTTTTGGTGACGAGGAAGGTTCCCAGTAACGTAAGAGCCGCTGAGTTTATGTCAATTGATGACAATAACGTGCATAATGGTGACGAGTACTGGGTATTGGAGTCTAGCAAGAGGTCAGATATGCAAGAAGAGGTGAATAGAGAGACTGACGGTGAGGATATTGACGAGATGTTAGAAAAGATGGACATAGAAGATAGAGAGGGTGACGAGAGCGACATAATAAATCTCAGGCCAAGTTACACAAGATACTACGATTTGTACATTACCTATTCGACTTCATATCGTGTTCCgaagatatatttggttGGTTTTAATAACGACGGGACGCCTCTTACTCCTGAACAAACGTTTCAGGATATTGCACCAGACTATAGGACCAAAACGGCCACGATTGAAAAGCTGccattcttcaaaacatcAGTGACTTCAGTTTCAATTCATCCGTGTAAACATGCTAACGTTATGCGGGTGCTTATGGAGAAAGTTCGCACAGTTAAACAGCGTCTACAGGAAAGCAACAACCAGGATGGTAGCCAAAGGACAGGCGAAGAATGGGAGGATTTACAGGATGACATGGATAATGGGTTAAGGGTAGACCAATATTTGGTCgtgtttttgaagtttattACAAGTGTGACGCCAGGTATAGAACACGATTACACTATGGAAGGGTGGTAA